In Halarcobacter bivalviorum, a genomic segment contains:
- a CDS encoding DUF3817 domain-containing protein, producing the protein MLSNALGRFRVISAIEGLSFLILVFIAMPIKYIGGEPSLVKIVGMAHGVLFIIFMISLLEAKIKEEWENGFILQLFVLSLIPFGAFIIERRVKPLKINS; encoded by the coding sequence ATGCTTAGTAATGCTTTAGGACGATTTAGAGTAATTTCTGCTATTGAAGGTTTATCATTTTTAATTTTAGTATTTATAGCTATGCCAATAAAATATATTGGTGGAGAACCATCATTAGTTAAAATTGTAGGAATGGCTCACGGAGTTTTATTTATTATTTTTATGATTTCTCTTTTAGAAGCAAAAATTAAAGAAGAGTGGGAAAATGGATTTATTTTACAACTATTTGTTTTATCTTTAATTCCTTTTGGAGCTTTTATTATTGAAAGAAGAGTAAAGCCTCTTAAAATCAATAGTTAA
- a CDS encoding ABC transporter ATP-binding protein produces MILEVQNVTKKFGGVTAIKDTTFHVNAKEIYGLIGPNGAGKTTMFNIITGNYEPTEGAVKFHGQRIDGIKPHKIVHRGIARTFQNIRLFNSMSVLDNILIGFDYQAEYSYLEAIFRLPRFFKEEKRVKKRAFEIMEVLGIAQYADEMATALSYGSQRKVEIARALAASPQLLLLDEPAAGMNPQETHELAELFFKIRDEFDVTILLIEHDMKFVNKLCDRVMVLDYGKTIFEGHIKDAIKDEEVIKAYLGDFKHA; encoded by the coding sequence ATGATTTTAGAAGTACAAAATGTAACTAAAAAATTTGGTGGTGTTACTGCTATAAAAGATACTACTTTTCATGTAAATGCAAAAGAGATTTATGGTCTGATTGGTCCAAATGGTGCTGGTAAAACTACTATGTTTAATATTATTACTGGAAACTATGAACCAACAGAGGGTGCTGTAAAGTTTCATGGACAAAGAATTGATGGGATAAAACCTCATAAGATTGTTCATAGAGGAATAGCAAGAACTTTTCAAAATATTAGACTTTTTAACTCAATGTCAGTACTTGATAATATTCTAATTGGCTTTGATTATCAAGCTGAATATAGCTATTTAGAGGCTATTTTTAGATTACCAAGATTCTTTAAAGAGGAAAAAAGAGTTAAAAAAAGAGCTTTTGAGATTATGGAAGTTCTTGGAATTGCCCAGTATGCAGATGAGATGGCAACTGCTTTATCATATGGAAGTCAGCGAAAAGTAGAAATAGCAAGAGCTTTAGCAGCTTCTCCACAACTCTTATTACTTGATGAGCCAGCAGCAGGTATGAATCCTCAAGAAACCCATGAATTAGCAGAACTTTTCTTTAAAATTAGAGATGAGTTTGATGTTACAATTTTACTTATTGAACATGATATGAAGTTTGTAAATAAACTTTGTGATAGAGTAATGGTTTTAGACTATGGGAAAACAATTTTTGAAGGGCATATTAAAGATGCTATTAAAGATGAAGAAGTAATAAAAGCTTATCTTGGAGATTTTAAACATGCTTAA
- a CDS encoding HypC/HybG/HupF family hydrogenase formation chaperone, translating into MCLSIPSKVTHIDEENNIATVDTMGVERKASLDLIDQPVVVGDYVLIHIGFAMNKIDEEDALASLEVYKEIIEKMEEEERRQAILEDDACANRG; encoded by the coding sequence GTGTGTTTATCAATCCCTTCAAAAGTAACTCATATAGATGAGGAGAATAATATTGCAACTGTAGATACTATGGGAGTTGAAAGAAAAGCTTCTTTAGACTTAATAGATCAACCAGTTGTTGTTGGAGATTATGTATTAATCCATATTGGTTTTGCAATGAATAAAATAGATGAAGAGGATGCTTTAGCCTCTTTGGAAGTTTATAAAGAAATAATAGAAAAAATGGAAGAAGAGGAGCGTAGGCAAGCTATACTAGAAGATGATGCTTGCGCAAATAGAGGCTAA
- a CDS encoding ABC transporter substrate-binding protein, with the protein MKKVISLALASALTAGVAMAKEIKVGAVMPMSGPLAAYGQVTNLGVELAHKLQPTLKNGDTVKIVLIDNKGDKVETANATTRLISSDNVVAILGALTSTNTAQTIAIADKKKVPVIASVATNDKLTARRTFANRVCFTDSFQGEVVANYAKEQGYKTAVVVVDQAQVYSLGLSKAFEKAFKDNGGKLLKKIKVTSGDKDFKAVVSQIKTLNPDFLFLPLYHPEASMIARQSKQLGLEKPMFSGDGVANQTFIDLGGESVEGYMFTDFFDYTNPPSQTSAEFIKFHEKETGKKEVNSFTALGADTYNILIDAMNRCEDPTDSICVNNEIKKTTNFDGVSGKITINNEGNATRSAVIKEIKNGQAGFKATVNP; encoded by the coding sequence ATGAAAAAAGTAATTAGTTTAGCTCTTGCTTCAGCATTAACTGCTGGTGTAGCAATGGCAAAGGAGATTAAAGTTGGTGCAGTTATGCCTATGTCAGGTCCTTTAGCTGCATACGGACAAGTAACAAACTTAGGTGTTGAGTTAGCACACAAACTACAGCCTACGTTAAAAAATGGGGATACAGTTAAAATAGTACTTATTGATAATAAAGGTGATAAAGTTGAAACTGCAAATGCAACGACAAGACTTATTTCATCTGATAATGTAGTAGCTATTTTAGGTGCATTAACATCTACAAATACAGCACAAACAATTGCAATTGCAGACAAGAAAAAAGTTCCAGTAATTGCTTCTGTTGCTACAAATGATAAATTAACAGCAAGAAGAACATTTGCAAATAGAGTTTGTTTTACTGATTCATTCCAAGGGGAAGTAGTTGCAAATTATGCAAAAGAGCAAGGTTATAAGACAGCAGTTGTTGTAGTTGACCAAGCACAAGTTTACTCTTTAGGTTTATCTAAAGCTTTTGAAAAAGCATTTAAAGATAATGGTGGAAAACTATTAAAGAAAATTAAAGTTACATCTGGGGACAAAGATTTTAAAGCAGTTGTTTCTCAAATTAAAACATTAAATCCAGACTTCTTATTTTTACCTTTATATCATCCAGAAGCTTCTATGATTGCTAGACAATCTAAACAGTTAGGTTTAGAAAAACCAATGTTTAGTGGAGATGGTGTTGCAAATCAAACATTTATTGATTTAGGTGGAGAGTCAGTAGAAGGTTATATGTTTACAGACTTCTTTGATTATACAAATCCTCCATCACAAACTTCAGCAGAATTTATTAAATTCCATGAAAAAGAGACTGGTAAAAAAGAGGTTAACTCATTTACAGCACTTGGAGCAGATACTTATAATATCTTAATTGATGCAATGAACAGATGTGAAGATCCAACTGATTCAATTTGTGTTAATAATGAAATTAAAAAGACTACAAATTTTGATGGTGTTTCAGGGAAAATCACTATTAATAATGAAGGTAATGCAACAAGATCAGCAGTTATCAAAGAGATTAAAAATGGACAAGCAGGTTTTAAAGCAACTGTAAATCCATAA
- a CDS encoding branched-chain amino acid ABC transporter permease, which produces MMNDTIFTKQRLINLALIVVAIWFTHFAQVTFDPYTVRIINNVAIFIILAVSYNLINGVTGQFSLEPNGFVAIGAYVTAILIVDADTMLYQYDIADPSEWVLALQADFAWALLIAGCFTALVALALSFPVFRVRGDYLAIVTLGFGFIIKILAINNPQITNGSLGMNDIPEYSNLYWTGGIAIFTVLAILNIIYSKYGRAMKAVRDDEDAATAMGVNTFKIKTYAFTTSAFFEGVGGGLLAALLTSISPDLFTFFLTFQLLIIIVLGGLGSTTGAILGTIFVMAGLEWMRFLDEPMNIFGFETEGTPGMRMVVFSLILIIVMLFAREGLVGKKELFELKWFKKKKGGSK; this is translated from the coding sequence ATGATGAACGATACTATTTTCACAAAACAAAGATTAATAAATTTAGCTTTAATAGTTGTTGCAATATGGTTTACTCATTTTGCACAAGTTACTTTCGACCCATATACTGTAAGAATTATAAATAATGTTGCTATTTTTATAATTTTAGCTGTTTCATATAACCTTATCAATGGGGTTACTGGACAGTTTTCTTTAGAGCCAAATGGATTTGTTGCAATTGGTGCTTATGTTACAGCTATTTTAATTGTTGATGCAGATACTATGCTTTATCAATATGATATTGCTGACCCTTCTGAGTGGGTTTTAGCTTTACAAGCTGATTTTGCTTGGGCTTTATTAATAGCTGGTTGTTTTACTGCATTAGTTGCTTTAGCACTCTCTTTTCCAGTATTTAGAGTAAGAGGAGATTATCTTGCAATTGTTACTCTTGGTTTTGGTTTTATTATTAAAATCTTAGCAATTAATAATCCTCAAATCACAAATGGTTCTTTAGGGATGAATGATATTCCTGAGTATTCAAATCTATATTGGACTGGTGGTATTGCTATTTTTACAGTTCTTGCTATTTTAAATATTATCTACTCAAAATATGGTCGTGCTATGAAAGCAGTTCGAGATGATGAAGATGCAGCAACTGCAATGGGTGTAAATACTTTTAAAATCAAAACTTATGCTTTTACTACTTCAGCATTTTTTGAAGGTGTAGGTGGTGGATTATTAGCTGCTTTATTAACTTCAATTAGTCCAGATTTATTTACATTCTTCTTAACTTTCCAACTATTAATTATTATCGTTCTTGGTGGACTTGGTTCTACAACAGGAGCAATTTTAGGAACAATATTTGTTATGGCAGGATTAGAATGGATGAGATTCCTAGATGAGCCAATGAATATTTTTGGTTTTGAAACAGAAGGAACACCTGGTATGAGAATGGTTGTATTCTCACTAATTTTAATCATTGTAATGCTATTTGCAAGAGAAGGTTTAGTAGGTAAAAAAGAGCTATTTGAATTAAAATGGTTTAAAAAGAAAAAAGGTGGTAGCAAATGA
- the hypA gene encoding hydrogenase maturation nickel metallochaperone HypA, whose protein sequence is MHEYSIVQSLLESCEEHARQNESTNVTKVIVKIGVLSGVEPDLLQTAFDTFKEKTVCENADFIINRQKVVITCLSCDEESTLEKNEFACPKCNSTQVKVIDGEDMYLMSLEMN, encoded by the coding sequence ATGCATGAATATTCAATTGTTCAATCACTTTTAGAGTCTTGTGAAGAGCATGCAAGACAAAATGAATCAACAAATGTAACAAAAGTTATTGTTAAAATAGGAGTATTATCAGGAGTAGAACCAGACTTATTACAAACTGCATTTGATACATTTAAAGAGAAAACAGTATGTGAAAATGCCGACTTTATAATAAATAGACAAAAAGTTGTAATTACTTGTTTATCCTGTGATGAAGAATCAACTCTTGAAAAAAATGAGTTTGCTTGTCCCAAATGTAACTCAACACAAGTAAAAGTTATAGATGGAGAGGATATGTATTTAATGAGTTTGGAAATGAACTAA
- a CDS encoding branched-chain amino acid ABC transporter permease produces the protein MDITTFIQQMVNGFSLGSMYALIAIGYTMVYGVLRLINFAHGDIMMVGAFLGYTFISILGLPFPIAVLLAVVLSALAGIITDKIAYKPLRDAPRISLLITAIGISFFLENAFTVFAGGVPRAFPVPEYMENIFTVANITFSVSSIMVPAVTLFLLVGILFVLYRTKYGMAIRALSFDIKTVNLMGIDANMIISIVFALGSALAAVGGIFWVVNYPSVEPMMGVLVGLKAFAAAVVGGIGSVTGAVLGGFIIGFTEVVVIAFWPELGGFKDAFAFIFLIFVLIFKPTGIMGEDLEKSRF, from the coding sequence ATGGATATAACAACGTTTATACAACAAATGGTAAACGGTTTTAGTTTGGGTAGTATGTATGCCCTTATTGCAATCGGTTACACAATGGTTTATGGGGTGTTAAGGCTTATTAACTTTGCACATGGTGATATTATGATGGTTGGTGCCTTTTTAGGTTATACATTTATTTCAATTTTAGGATTACCTTTTCCTATTGCAGTTTTACTTGCAGTAGTTTTATCAGCTTTAGCAGGTATTATCACAGATAAAATTGCATATAAACCTTTAAGAGATGCACCTAGAATTTCTTTATTAATTACAGCAATTGGTATCTCTTTTTTCTTAGAAAATGCCTTTACAGTATTTGCTGGTGGAGTTCCAAGAGCTTTCCCAGTTCCCGAATATATGGAAAATATCTTTACTGTAGCTAATATCACTTTTTCAGTCTCTTCTATTATGGTTCCAGCTGTTACTTTATTTTTATTAGTAGGAATTTTATTTGTTTTATATAGAACAAAATACGGAATGGCAATTAGAGCTTTATCATTTGATATAAAAACAGTAAATCTAATGGGAATTGATGCAAATATGATTATCTCTATTGTTTTTGCACTTGGTTCTGCACTTGCAGCTGTTGGTGGAATTTTCTGGGTTGTAAATTATCCTTCTGTTGAACCTATGATGGGTGTTTTAGTTGGACTTAAAGCCTTTGCCGCAGCAGTTGTTGGAGGTATTGGTTCTGTAACTGGTGCTGTTTTAGGTGGATTTATTATTGGATTTACTGAAGTTGTTGTTATCGCTTTTTGGCCTGAATTAGGTGGTTTTAAAGATGCTTTTGCTTTTATTTTCTTAATTTTTGTATTAATTTTTAAACCAACTGGAATTATGGGTGAAGATTTAGAAAAGAGTAGGTTTTAA
- the hypD gene encoding hydrogenase formation protein HypD, giving the protein MSQLKLKDLYDGFRDPETIKAFKKIIEEDAKKLEKPINIMEVCGGHTHTIMKYGIPQLLPSNINFIHGPGCPVCIMPKERIDHAYILSMQEDVILVTLGDMIKVPGSNGSLQDARSKGADVRFVYSPMDCIKIANENPNKKVIFFAIGFETTTPMTAALLDVVIKQDIKNIYFHINHVTVPEVMKELIDSRDEHVDSYNHQIDAFLGPSHVSVISGSKIYEEFPRDYNKPVVVAGFEPVDVMQSILMIIKQFIENRCELEIEYKRLVSYEGNIKAQELINKYFKKSSLFKWRGLGNIKDSGLKLRDEYLTYDAEHIYKDILPIGEIEDHKLCICGDILRGMATPPECTIFGTACKPSTPIGSCMVSSEGACAAYYKYGNLL; this is encoded by the coding sequence ATGAGTCAATTAAAGCTAAAGGATTTATATGATGGGTTTAGAGACCCTGAGACAATAAAAGCTTTTAAAAAAATCATTGAAGAAGATGCTAAAAAACTTGAAAAACCAATAAATATTATGGAGGTTTGTGGTGGACATACTCATACTATTATGAAGTATGGAATACCTCAATTATTACCTTCAAACATAAACTTTATACATGGTCCTGGATGTCCTGTTTGTATTATGCCAAAAGAGAGAATAGACCATGCATATATTTTAAGTATGCAAGAGGATGTAATCTTAGTAACTTTAGGGGATATGATAAAAGTACCTGGAAGTAATGGAAGTCTGCAAGATGCAAGAAGTAAAGGTGCTGATGTAAGATTTGTATACTCTCCTATGGATTGCATAAAAATTGCAAATGAAAATCCAAATAAAAAAGTTATCTTCTTTGCTATTGGTTTTGAGACAACTACACCTATGACTGCTGCTTTATTAGATGTTGTAATAAAACAAGATATAAAAAATATATACTTTCATATAAATCATGTGACAGTTCCTGAGGTAATGAAAGAGTTGATAGATAGTAGAGATGAACATGTTGATTCATATAACCATCAAATAGATGCTTTTTTAGGACCTTCTCATGTTTCTGTTATTAGTGGAAGTAAAATATATGAAGAGTTTCCAAGAGATTATAATAAACCAGTAGTAGTTGCAGGTTTTGAGCCAGTAGATGTAATGCAATCAATCTTAATGATAATTAAACAATTTATTGAAAATAGATGTGAACTTGAAATAGAGTATAAAAGATTAGTCTCTTATGAGGGAAATATAAAAGCACAAGAATTAATCAATAAATATTTTAAAAAAAGCTCTTTATTTAAATGGAGAGGTTTAGGAAATATCAAAGATTCTGGACTTAAACTTAGAGATGAATATTTAACATATGATGCAGAACATATTTATAAAGATATTTTACCTATAGGGGAAATAGAAGACCATAAACTTTGTATTTGTGGAGATATTTTAAGGGGAATGGCAACTCCTCCTGAGTGTACTATTTTTGGAACAGCATGTAAACCAAGTACTCCTATTGGTTCTTGTATGGTGAGCAGTGAAGGTGCTTGTGCGGCATACTATAAATATGGTAATCTCTTATAA
- the hypE gene encoding hydrogenase expression/formation protein HypE, with protein MKTITLAHGNGGQENNELISKVFYKAFKNDILDKSEDAAVIEDGNLAFSTDSFTVSPLFFNGADIGKLAICGTCNDLAMMGAKPKYLTCSVIIEEGFDKRTLDKIVKSMKEELEVNGAIIVSGDTKVVPRGSVDKIFINTTGIGEIQYKGISSNNITSEDTILVSRDIGAHGATIFASREGIDMNTNLKSDCASLYPQVKALIDADLKITALRDATRGGVSAVLNEWAKQSNICIEVEEASIPISDEVTGICELLGFEAMALANEGTFVLAIKNEDAQKALEILKQTNETASIIGSVSAEHLGKVVLNSAWGTKRFLELPTGELLPRIC; from the coding sequence ATGAAAACAATAACTTTAGCCCATGGAAACGGTGGACAAGAGAACAATGAACTTATTTCAAAGGTTTTTTATAAAGCCTTTAAAAATGATATTTTAGACAAAAGTGAAGATGCAGCAGTTATTGAAGATGGTAATTTAGCTTTTTCAACTGACTCTTTTACTGTAAGCCCTCTATTTTTCAATGGAGCAGATATAGGAAAATTAGCCATTTGTGGAACTTGTAATGACTTAGCTATGATGGGTGCAAAACCTAAATATTTAACTTGCTCTGTTATTATTGAAGAGGGTTTTGATAAAAGAACTTTAGACAAGATTGTAAAGAGTATGAAAGAGGAGCTTGAAGTAAATGGTGCAATTATTGTAAGTGGTGATACAAAGGTAGTACCAAGAGGTAGTGTAGATAAAATCTTTATAAATACAACTGGTATTGGAGAAATACAATATAAAGGTATTAGTTCAAACAATATTACAAGTGAAGATACTATCTTAGTAAGCAGAGATATAGGAGCACATGGAGCAACTATTTTTGCAAGCAGAGAAGGTATTGATATGAATACAAACCTAAAATCTGATTGTGCTTCACTTTATCCACAAGTAAAAGCTTTAATTGATGCAGACCTTAAAATAACTGCTTTAAGAGATGCTACAAGAGGTGGAGTTAGTGCCGTTTTAAATGAGTGGGCAAAACAATCTAATATCTGTATCGAAGTAGAAGAGGCTTCTATTCCAATATCTGATGAGGTAACTGGTATTTGTGAATTACTTGGTTTTGAAGCAATGGCTTTAGCAAATGAAGGAACATTTGTACTTGCTATTAAAAATGAAGATGCACAAAAAGCTTTAGAGATTTTAAAACAGACAAATGAAACAGCTTCAATTATAGGTTCTGTATCTGCTGAACATCTTGGAAAAGTTGTATTAAACTCTGCTTGGGGAACAAAAAGATTTTTAGAGTTACCAACTGGTGAATTACTACCAAGAATTTGTTAA
- a CDS encoding enoyl-CoA hydratase-related protein, giving the protein MKILLLISSFNSLSQRVFCELKELNYEVRICLSSQENLIEEIKEFNPSLIFCPFLKEYLKEDITSNYSTFILHPGIIGDRGHQSLDHAINDEKKQWGVVILKANEELDAGDIYASSNFFMRDTSKASIYRNEVCDATSKALKELLINLKNTEFKPIPQIKNEIHPRLTQENRKIVWEKDTTQDIIKKINMSDSYPGVKEEFFGITCFLYGVHKESNFRGKPKEIIAKRDGAICVGTIDGAVWISHLKEENRFKLPATYVLKEKLKGVKEQRIPLILENKEETFYEIYVKREAEIAYLYFNFHNGAMNSEQAIRLKYAIDFLKENCKVLVLCGGEEFFSNGIHLNILEDSKKQGEDGWSNINAMNDVVKSILFAEDIITVASFSKNSGAGGVFLGLSCDYTIAKEGVVFNPHYKTMGLTGSEYHTYTFYKRVEKSVADEILTKTIPIGSKRAKEIGMLDEVYKEEDYEQNLEKFCQSLIEDEESFEIFIEKKSDFLFENESKIELCKEKELKIMYPEFWDKSSTFHKLRNEFIYKKEHKESLERLKELSNA; this is encoded by the coding sequence ATGAAAATCCTACTTCTTATTAGCTCTTTTAATTCCTTATCTCAAAGAGTATTTTGTGAATTAAAAGAGTTAAACTATGAAGTTCGTATATGTTTATCTTCACAAGAAAACTTAATAGAAGAGATAAAAGAGTTTAACCCTTCACTTATTTTTTGTCCCTTTTTAAAAGAGTATTTAAAAGAAGATATAACTTCAAACTATTCTACTTTTATTTTACACCCTGGAATTATTGGAGATAGAGGTCATCAATCTTTAGACCATGCTATTAATGATGAAAAAAAACAATGGGGTGTGGTAATATTAAAAGCAAATGAAGAGTTAGATGCAGGAGATATTTATGCAAGTTCTAACTTTTTTATGAGAGATACAAGTAAAGCTTCAATCTATAGAAATGAAGTTTGTGATGCTACTTCAAAAGCTTTAAAAGAGTTACTTATTAATCTAAAAAACACAGAGTTTAAACCCATACCACAAATAAAAAATGAGATACATCCAAGATTAACACAAGAGAATAGAAAAATAGTTTGGGAAAAAGATACAACTCAAGATATTATCAAAAAAATAAATATGAGCGACTCTTATCCTGGCGTAAAAGAGGAGTTTTTTGGAATCACTTGTTTTCTTTATGGAGTACACAAAGAGAGTAATTTTAGAGGCAAACCCAAAGAGATAATAGCTAAAAGAGATGGAGCTATTTGTGTTGGAACAATTGATGGAGCTGTTTGGATAAGTCATTTAAAAGAAGAGAATAGGTTTAAATTACCTGCTACTTATGTTTTAAAAGAGAAGTTAAAAGGTGTAAAAGAACAAAGAATACCTTTAATCCTAGAAAATAAAGAAGAAACCTTTTATGAGATATATGTAAAAAGAGAAGCTGAGATTGCTTACTTATATTTTAATTTTCATAATGGAGCTATGAATTCAGAACAAGCAATAAGACTAAAATATGCAATTGATTTTTTAAAAGAGAATTGTAAAGTTCTAGTTCTTTGTGGAGGAGAAGAGTTCTTTTCAAATGGAATACATCTTAATATTCTTGAAGATAGTAAAAAACAAGGAGAAGATGGCTGGAGTAATATAAATGCAATGAATGATGTAGTTAAATCAATTCTTTTTGCAGAAGATATTATAACAGTTGCCTCTTTTTCAAAGAACTCTGGAGCAGGGGGAGTTTTTTTAGGACTTAGCTGTGATTATACTATTGCAAAAGAGGGCGTAGTTTTTAATCCTCATTATAAAACTATGGGATTAACTGGCAGTGAATATCATACATATACTTTTTATAAAAGAGTAGAAAAAAGTGTAGCTGATGAGATTCTTACAAAAACTATTCCTATAGGAAGTAAAAGAGCAAAAGAGATAGGAATGCTTGATGAGGTATATAAAGAAGAGGACTATGAACAAAACTTAGAAAAGTTTTGTCAAAGCCTAATCGAAGATGAAGAGAGTTTTGAAATTTTTATAGAAAAAAAGAGTGATTTTCTTTTTGAAAATGAGTCTAAGATAGAATTATGTAAAGAGAAAGAACTAAAAATAATGTATCCAGAATTTTGGGATAAGAGTAGTACCTTTCATAAATTAAGAAATGAGTTCATTTATAAAAAAGAGCATAAAGAGAGTTTAGAAAGATTAAAGGAGTTATCAAATGCATGA
- the hypB gene encoding hydrogenase nickel incorporation protein HypB, producing the protein MCKDCGCSITDHHHHHSHEHSHDHSHSDSASHQAAHETLHHNPQLNDSKTVAVIKKILDKNDHEAAHNRAHFDKQNVLGINLMSSPGSGKTTLLEHLAPLVDFKFGVVEGDLETNKDADRLKAKGIKAVQIQTGSACHLDAFMVHKGLHDMPLEDLDVCFVENVGNLVCPASYDVGTHLNIVLVSVPEGEDKIAKYPVMFRTADLILFTKVDLLPYFEYDLEKEKECARKLKPSVDILEVSTKDEDSLKAVVEWINFKRKMR; encoded by the coding sequence ATGTGTAAAGATTGCGGTTGTAGCATCACAGACCATCACCATCATCATAGTCATGAACACTCTCATGACCATAGTCATTCTGATTCAGCTTCTCATCAAGCTGCTCATGAAACACTTCATCATAACCCACAATTAAATGATAGTAAAACAGTTGCAGTTATAAAAAAGATTTTAGATAAAAATGACCATGAAGCTGCTCATAATAGAGCACATTTTGATAAACAAAATGTTTTAGGTATCAATCTTATGTCAAGCCCAGGAAGTGGAAAAACAACTCTACTAGAGCATTTAGCACCTTTAGTTGATTTTAAATTTGGTGTAGTTGAAGGGGATTTAGAGACAAATAAAGATGCTGATAGATTAAAAGCAAAGGGAATTAAAGCTGTTCAAATTCAAACAGGAAGTGCTTGTCACTTAGATGCCTTTATGGTTCATAAAGGTTTACATGATATGCCTTTAGAGGACTTAGATGTATGTTTTGTAGAAAATGTTGGTAACTTAGTTTGTCCAGCTTCTTATGATGTGGGAACTCATTTAAATATAGTTTTAGTATCTGTACCAGAAGGGGAAGATAAAATTGCTAAGTATCCAGTAATGTTTAGAACTGCTGATTTAATTCTGTTTACAAAAGTAGACTTACTTCCATATTTTGAATATGATTTAGAAAAAGAGAAAGAGTGTGCAAGAAAATTAAAACCAAGCGTTGATATTTTAGAAGTTTCTACAAAAGATGAAGATAGTTTAAAAGCTGTTGTTGAGTGGATTAATTTTAAAAGAAAGATGAGATAA